In Nocardioides bizhenqiangii, the DNA window GTCTGCCGACCGCGCGGCGGCGCGGCGGTGGCGGCCGCGGGTCACGCACCCGCGGCGCGAGGTCGACCCCGGGGCGGCGGAGCGGGCGGCCGCCGACCTGCTCACCGCCCTGGGGCTGAACCTCGTCGACGAGAACCTCGTCGAGACGCCGCGCCGGATGGCGCACGCGTTGATCGAGATGACCAGTGGGTCCGACTTCGAGCTCACCACGTTTCCCAACGAGGAGGGGTACGACGAGCTCGTCCTGGTCGGGGGCGTTCCCGTGCAGTCACTGTGCGAGCACCACATGCTGCCCTTCGTCGGCGTCGCGCACATCGGCTACCTGCCGGGCGCTCGGATCCTGGGTCTGTCCAAGTTCGCTCGCATGGTCGAGCTCCACGCCCGCCGTCCACAGACGCAGGAGCGGCTCACCAAGAGGATCGCCGACCACCTCCAGGAGGAGCTGGGACCGCACGGTGTCGGCGTCGTGATCGAGGCGGAGCACACCTGCATGAGCCTGCGCGGCGCCCGAACGCCCGGCGCGCGCACCACCACCTCTGCCCTGTACGGCCGGCTCCGCGACGACCCGCGCAGCCGCGCCGAATTCCTCGCCCTGACCAGGAGGTCGCCATGAACATCGTCATCGTGGGCGCCGGCCTCGCCGGCGTCAGCGCCGCAGAAGAGCTCCGCAACCAGGGCTGCCCCGGGCAGATCACCCTGATCGGCGCGGAGCCGCACGCTCCCTACGAACGGCCGCCCCTGTCGAAGGGCATCCTGCTCGGCGACGCCGAGCCCGACTCGACGATCGTCCACGACGCCCAGTGGTACGCCGACCACGAGGTCGAGCTGATCACCGGCGTTCCGGTCTCCGAGGTCGACATCGACACCGGGCACGTCCTGCTCGGAGACCGTCATCTGCCCTACGACCGGCTCCTGCTCACCACCGGCTCCGTGCCCCGACGGTTCCCGCTGGCCGACAGGTCGGGGGCCGACGTCGTCTACCTCCGCACGCTCGACGACGCCCTCGCCCTCAAGAGCCGGCTCACCGAGAACCTGCTGATCATCGGAGCAGGCTGGATCGGTCTCGAGGTCGCCGCCGCCGCAAGGACGGCGGGCGGCACGGTCACCGTGGTGGAGGCCGCAGACCTTCCCCTGGCAGGCGTGCTCGGCCCCGAGCTGGCCCCGGTCTTCGTGGACCTCCACCGCGAGCACGGCGTCGACCTCAGGCTCGGCACCTCCGTCACCGCGATCGAGCAACGGGGTGGTCGCACCCTGGTCATGCTCGCTGACGGCCACCAGGTCTCCCCTGATCTGATCCTGGTCGGCATCGGCGCCGAACCGGACGACCACCTCGCCGTGAAGGCGGGGCTGGACACGGACGGTGGCGTCCTCGTCGACGCGTGGCTGCGCGCAAGCGACCCGCACGTCTACGCCGCGGGAGACGTCGCGAACCAGGAGCACCCCGTCCTCGGCCGGATCCGCGTCGAGCACTGGGACACCGCCATCCACCAGGGTCGCCACGCGGCTCGCAACATGCTCGGCCAGGACGACCCCTACGACAGGCAGCCCTACTTCTTCACCGACCAGTACGACCTCGGCATGGAGTACGTCGGGCACGTCGGTCCCGAGGGGTACGACGAGGTCGTCGTCCGGGGCGAGCTCGATGACCGGGTGGTCACCGCGCTGTGGATCCGCGACAACCGAGTGCTGGCGGGCATGCACCTCAACGACTGGGACGCCATCGACCCGATCCGCTCCTGGGTCGGTCGTGAAGCCGACGAGGAGCTGCGAAACACGGCATCCCGTCTGTGCCCCCGGTAGGAGTCGAACCTACGACCTTTCGCTTAGGAGGCGGCTGCTCTATCCACTGAGCTACGGGGGCCTCGGCGAGATTCTGGCAGGTCGCGCCCGTCCGGACGGAATCACCCGGGAGCGCTCGGGCTGTGTCCGATTCGTGATTGCTTCGTCGGGTCGTCACAATGGGGGGAACGTCCCAGTCCCAGCCAGGTGAGATTTTGTCCGACACACCCGACGCGGCCGGCACCAAAGGTGACGACGCCGGCAGCCGGAAAGCGCAGGCGCGTCGAGTGTCCGGCTCCGTGGCCAACCGCAGCGTCGCCGGCAAGCGACGGCTGCGCAAGCGGCACACCGTGGGCAAGGTGATCGCGGCGACCCTGGCCGTCCTCGCCGTCGGTACGGCGACGTCCGTGGTGCTCGCGTACAACAACTGGAACGGCAACCTCGACCGCAAGGACGTCAGCGGGCAGCTCAAGAACCGTCCGGACAAGGTCGAGGTCGGGGGCCCCAAGGAGCCGCTCAACATCCTGGTGCTCGGCTCCGACACCCGTGAGGGCGAGAACAACATCGACGGGCTCACCGGCGACGGGGAACGCTCCGACACCACGATCATGCTGCACCTCTCGGCGGACCGGAAGCGTGCCTACGGCATCAGCATCCCGCGCGACACCCTGGTCGACCGTCCGACCTGCTACGAGGAGGACGGCACCGCGATCCCAGGCGCGCAGGACGTGATGTGGAACGAGGCGTTCTCCGTGGGCGGCGCCGCCTGCACCATCCAGCAGTTCGAGCAGGTCACCGACATCAGGATCGACAACTACGTCGTGATCGACTTCCAGGGCTTCAAGGACATGGTCAACGCCCTCGACGGCGTGGAGGTCTGCATCCCCGAGGACATCGACGACCCGGAGCACGGCATCACGCTCGAGGCCGGCACCCGCGAGATCCGTGACGACGAGGCGCTCAGCTACGTCCGGGTGCGGGCCGTCGGTGACGGCACCGATCCCAACCGGATCCGCCGCCAGCAGGCCTTCATGGCCGCCATGATCAACAAGGCCATCTCTGCCGGGATGCTGGTGCGACCCGACCGGATGCTGTCGTTCCTCAACGCGGTCACCGACTCGATCCAGACCGACTACGACAACGTCGCCGAGCTGGCCGACCTCGGCCGCAGCTTCCAGGGCATCGGCCTCGACAACATCAAGTTCGTCACCACGCCGTGGGTCTACTCCACCGCCCAGGAGGGTCGGGTCGAGTGGACCGAGGACGTCGAGGACCTCTGGCAGCTGGTGCTCGACGACAAGGCCCTGAGCCAGGAGTTCGAGGAGGAGTCGATCAGCGCCGCCGACGACCCCGAGGGCTCCAGCGCGCCGCCGGACGAGGCCGGGCAGACCGACGATCCCTCCGACCCCACCGAGTCGTCGACCGGCGGCGGCAAGAAGAACGACGACGACGGCCTGTCGGACGACGCCCGCGAGAACGCCGGGCTCTGCACATGAGTGACGACGACAAGCGGGCGCGGCCGGAGACCGACTGGGAACGCCGCCGACGGCTGGCGGCGGTCTTCGGCGACGTGCTGCCCGAGGTCACCGGCGACGAGAAGGACCCCGCGGAGCGGGCCGACGACGGCGACTCCGCCGGCGACCGCTGGCTGAAGTCACAGGTGCCGCCGCACCACGGGTGAGCTGTCGATCAGGGTCGGCTGGCGAGAGCGTTGCGGATCTCGGTGAGCAGCTCGACCTCGGTCGGACCCTTCTCGTCGACGGGGAAGAACTTCTCCTTGGCCTTCGTGTAGGGCAGGACGATCAGGAAGTACACGACGGCGCCCATGATGACGAACGAGATCACCGCGTTCATGAAGGCTCCGAAGGTGTTCGGGTCATTGGCGAAGACCTCGCGCGCCGACTTGGGCAGCTGTTCGGTGAGCCACGCGACGAAAGTGGTGACCACCGTTGCGAACGCCGCCGCCATGATGAAGGCCACGGCGACCTCGATGAGGTTCGCGCGGAGCAGGAAGTTCTTGAACCCGGACATGTGGTTTCTCCTCTTTTCCGAGACGCGCCCCTACCGGCGGGGAGGGAGCGCCGACGAACCTAGTGTCCCCGACTTGAGATCCGCACCTGTTTCGCGCCCGGGGAACTAGCGGCTCGTCCACGCGTAGGTCAGGAACGACGTGACCGCGGCGCCGGTCACGTCGGCCACGGTGGCGACCGGGATCCCGACCACGACCAGCCGGCCCGGGATCGCGTCCGGTGCCTCCTGGTCCGGTGCTGGTACGGCGAGCACGAGCACCCCGCTGGCGACCGTCGTCGTGGTCCGCGACTCGGGGTCGGTGGCCAGCAGGTCGATCTCGTCCCCGACCTCGAGCAGGCCGACCTGCGCGGCATCCGAGACCCGCACCGGCAGGGCGATGGTCCCCGGTGCGCTGTCGACCAGGTCGGGCCCGACCAGCCGGACATCGGTCACCGGCTCCCCGGCGCGCAGCGGCGCCGCCAGGATGGCGCCGGCGGCGTCCTCCGCGTCGGTCAGCACACCGTCCGGTGTGCGGTCGGGCTCCACCTCGACGGTGTGCAGGTCGTCGCCGTCGAGCACCGCGCCGGCCGGCAGGTCACGGACGGCGACCAGGACCTGCTCGGTCGGCGCCGCCGGCGGCGCGGTGGCCCGGAGCCCGGCCGCGACCGCTCCGACCGTGCAGAGCACGGCGAGCAGCCGGCGTCGCCGCAGCACCGCGCGGCGTACCGCCGTCAGTCGGTCGCGGACGCGCGCAGGAAGATCCCGAGTGGCCATGGGCCGACGCTAGGAGCCGGCCGGCCGCGGCGCGCCCCCTGCGGGGGTTGTCCACAAGGGACCGGTCAGGCGGGAGTGGCGGCGGGGGTGCTGCTCGACGAGGACGACGAGTCGGAGGAGGTGCTGGTGGCGGCGGCCGGCGCGGGCGCCGACTTCTCCTTCGACTTGTCCCCGGACTTCTCGCCCGGCGACTCGCTGGTGCTCTTGCCGCGGCTGTCGGTGCGGTAGAAGCCCGAGCCCTTGAACACCACGCCGACGGCGTTGAACAGCTTGCGCAGCTTGCCGGAGCACTCCGGGCAGACGGTCAGCGCATCGTCGGAGAAGCTCTGGAACTGCTCGAAGGCGTGCCCGCAGTCGGTGCAGGCGTACTGGTAGGTCGGCATCGGGTCTCCCCAGGATGAGCTCTGTGACTTAGCACTCTCGTATTACGACTGCCAATGCTACTGGAGGATCGGCGTACCCGGCACAATGTCGACCACCATGACCGCTGTGACCCGCCGCCTGCGCAACTGGCCGGCCTCACTGCGCTGGACCATGTA includes these proteins:
- a CDS encoding MscL family protein, with the translated sequence MSGFKNFLLRANLIEVAVAFIMAAAFATVVTTFVAWLTEQLPKSAREVFANDPNTFGAFMNAVISFVIMGAVVYFLIVLPYTKAKEKFFPVDEKGPTEVELLTEIRNALASRP
- the folE gene encoding GTP cyclohydrolase I FolE codes for the protein MSSTAAIASGRSADRAAARRWRPRVTHPRREVDPGAAERAAADLLTALGLNLVDENLVETPRRMAHALIEMTSGSDFELTTFPNEEGYDELVLVGGVPVQSLCEHHMLPFVGVAHIGYLPGARILGLSKFARMVELHARRPQTQERLTKRIADHLQEELGPHGVGVVIEAEHTCMSLRGARTPGARTTTSALYGRLRDDPRSRAEFLALTRRSP
- a CDS encoding LCP family protein; translated protein: MSDTPDAAGTKGDDAGSRKAQARRVSGSVANRSVAGKRRLRKRHTVGKVIAATLAVLAVGTATSVVLAYNNWNGNLDRKDVSGQLKNRPDKVEVGGPKEPLNILVLGSDTREGENNIDGLTGDGERSDTTIMLHLSADRKRAYGISIPRDTLVDRPTCYEEDGTAIPGAQDVMWNEAFSVGGAACTIQQFEQVTDIRIDNYVVIDFQGFKDMVNALDGVEVCIPEDIDDPEHGITLEAGTREIRDDEALSYVRVRAVGDGTDPNRIRRQQAFMAAMINKAISAGMLVRPDRMLSFLNAVTDSIQTDYDNVAELADLGRSFQGIGLDNIKFVTTPWVYSTAQEGRVEWTEDVEDLWQLVLDDKALSQEFEEESISAADDPEGSSAPPDEAGQTDDPSDPTESSTGGGKKNDDDGLSDDARENAGLCT
- a CDS encoding FmdB family zinc ribbon protein, producing the protein MPTYQYACTDCGHAFEQFQSFSDDALTVCPECSGKLRKLFNAVGVVFKGSGFYRTDSRGKSTSESPGEKSGDKSKEKSAPAPAAATSTSSDSSSSSSSTPAATPA
- the cpaB gene encoding Flp pilus assembly protein CpaB, coding for MATRDLPARVRDRLTAVRRAVLRRRRLLAVLCTVGAVAAGLRATAPPAAPTEQVLVAVRDLPAGAVLDGDDLHTVEVEPDRTPDGVLTDAEDAAGAILAAPLRAGEPVTDVRLVGPDLVDSAPGTIALPVRVSDAAQVGLLEVGDEIDLLATDPESRTTTTVASGVLVLAVPAPDQEAPDAIPGRLVVVGIPVATVADVTGAAVTSFLTYAWTSR
- a CDS encoding NAD(P)/FAD-dependent oxidoreductase: MNIVIVGAGLAGVSAAEELRNQGCPGQITLIGAEPHAPYERPPLSKGILLGDAEPDSTIVHDAQWYADHEVELITGVPVSEVDIDTGHVLLGDRHLPYDRLLLTTGSVPRRFPLADRSGADVVYLRTLDDALALKSRLTENLLIIGAGWIGLEVAAAARTAGGTVTVVEAADLPLAGVLGPELAPVFVDLHREHGVDLRLGTSVTAIEQRGGRTLVMLADGHQVSPDLILVGIGAEPDDHLAVKAGLDTDGGVLVDAWLRASDPHVYAAGDVANQEHPVLGRIRVEHWDTAIHQGRHAARNMLGQDDPYDRQPYFFTDQYDLGMEYVGHVGPEGYDEVVVRGELDDRVVTALWIRDNRVLAGMHLNDWDAIDPIRSWVGREADEELRNTASRLCPR